The genomic segment AACATTGTGACACCCAGGCTGCGGGCCATGCGTAGTAAAAATTGGCTTTGCGACAGCACGGGTTCAAACTTCGTTTCAAACATCGAGTGACGTACTCCGAAATCATGCGCGATTCATTCCCGTCACCCGCAGAAGCACGAACTGTTGAGTGTGCGGCCGAGTTGGCGACACGTTGTTATACACGGACGTCGCGCGAATGAAATGAAGTGGTGTTGTCTGTCTGAGATGTGAGGTGGCGAGTGGGCGGTCGCACCGACTCGTTGATGTCACAGTCGAGCGGGCGTCTGGCTTGTCGTGTTCGCGGAATCTCATTTGCGGCTCGTGAGCGTCGATCATTTCAAAGCCGATCAAGCCAGGGATGTGCCGGAGTTGTGATTCTCAGTGCCTCCCTCAACCAGTTCAACGGAGTTTGATCCAGTGTCCCAACCGCACGCGCGAAATCGTGATCGTTTCTCGGGGCGAGGTGGTCCTTCGATTTGTAAAGAAGAACAATTTCCGGGGCGAGAATTGGGATGCCCAATTTCGAGTTGATAAATGTTTGATCTAACGGAAGCCGTACTTTGGAGCAGCGGCGGTAGACGAACTCCCCGTTCTCCGATTCATTGAGAAGCAGTTCGACGAATGGTGGAGTCGCACTTTCCTTCGTGCACCAAATGCAATGAATTGGCAGAGCGAGCGTTTGATTGGCGATGCAGGGAGTGAGGTTTCCCTGATGGGCCGTTGCTGTGCTCCAGCCAGCGGCAATGAACTGAGACAGCACGGCAGACTGATCTTTTCTGAGGATGGCGAAGTCGACATCCGTGTGGAATCGGCTGACAGAGTTCATCCAAAGGTCAATCGCCCAGCCACCGCAAATCCCCCACGGACAAGTCAATTCTTGGAAGTTTTTAACAGCCTGGCGGGGCACATCGAAACTGGTGGTCTTGTCTATTTCTTCCGAATGGCTCGTTGGAAAGAAATCCATGTTGGATGGGCCAGGGAGTCATTTCAGTGATGAAAGTTGTATTTTAGGTGGCTGTGGATCGGAAAGAAAAGAGTCGTTTCTTTTCGTGTGGCGGGGCAACGAATGGAGGTCGATTCGACAAACCGCTGGTCGTCGCGAGTCGTGGGGTTTATAATCGAGCGGGCAACTTACGTTGCGGGCCAAATGCGTTCAGGATTGGGACCGAAGGAGATACGCGATGCAGACCCTGCTGATCGTTTTGGCAATGTTCACTCAGGCCGAAGTCGGTCTACCTCCCGCGCCAGCACCCGAATTGCCGCCAGTTCCGGCTGTCCAATCGGTCGAGGAAATGCGAGCGTGGCTGCTCTCGCGATTGATCGTCGATATGTCCTTCGACGCGCAGAAATCGCTTGAGGTCAAGCAATTGATGGAGACCATGAACGAGCCTCAAATGCGGGCACTCATTGCTGCCTACAAGGAACAGGTTCAAAGAAACCGAGCTGGGGCGAACGATCCGCTTTCGTCGCGGTCGCCATTGTATTCGCCGGCAGAGCAGCAGTTGCTGGATCAGGCAAAACTCGACCGACAACAGGCCGAGGCCTATCGTGACCACCTGAAGCGCGAATATGATCGCCAATTGCTCCAGGGACAAATGACGCAGAATCTGGTCTATCAGAACATCGTTAACAATCAGCGCGCGATGTTTCAGGCCTATGGCCCATTCATGTCCGGTTCGTATGCCTACGGACCTCTGGGTTATGGCGGACTCGGCTACGGTGTGGTGAACTACGGTGGGTTTGGCTATGGCGCGCCGGGCTTTGGTGGCCCGACTTTCTACGGACTTCCGTGACTGCCGCTGGGCATCAAGTCAGAGTTCGACATCGCTGTCGATTCGCCGCAGAAGTGCAACCAGGTTCGAGCTGGCCTTGCACTTTTGGCATTTGAGTTACGGTGAAGCTCGTCGGACTGCTTCTGTGTGTGCTCCGCGAGCGAGAAAAGGGTGATGATGGCTGTGCGTTTTCGTGTGCTAATGACAGATCGAGCATGGCCCGATACTGAGATTGAACGTGAGATTCTGCAGGCGGTAGACGCGGAACTCGTTGAACCGACCGCTACCGACGAAGCGACACTCGTGCAGATCGCGCGAGACGTCGATGCGATTGCGACCAATTGGGCCAAGGTGACGCCCGCGGTGATTCAAAGTTGTCGTCGCTGCCGCGTCATTGCACGGCTGGGAATCGGTCTGGACAACATCTCGATTGAGACCGCGACCCAGCGAGGAATACCCGTCACGAATTGTCCCGACTATTGCGTATCCGAAGTTTCTGATCATGCGTTGGGGCTGCTGCTGGCATGTGCCCGACAGATTGCATTCTTTCATTTGCGCACCAAACGCGGCGAGTACGATTTGAGTGCTGCAAGGGGGCTTCGCCGACTGAGCGAATTGACCGTGGGGATGATTGGATTCGGTCATATCGCCCGGGAACTCCTGCCAAAGCTCAAGGCACTTGGGCTGAATGTGATGGCGCATACACCTTCCGGGGCTGACCACGGGACGGGATGCCAAATGGTCTCGTTGGACGAATTGCTCGCACAAAGCGACTTTGTCTCGCTCCATGCGCCGCTTAGCTCAGCCACGCACCACCTGATCAACGCGTCCCGGCTTCAACAGATGAAGCCGACTGCCTATCTGATCAACACTTCGCGAGGAGGGTTGATCGACCCGGTGGCCCTGTGGGATGCATTGCAGAGCGGAAATCTGGCCGGTGCGGCGCTCGACGTTTTTGAACCGGAGCCCCCCGATTTAAGCTTGCCGCTCTACCGTGACGAGCGTGTGATTGTGACACCGCACGCGGCATTTGTTTCCGAGGAGTCGATTCACCAGCTTCGCCAACAGGCGATGAAACAAATCGTCCAGGGTCTGCTCGACGAGCGGCCGGACAATCTGGTCAATCCAGATTGCTGGAAGAATCGATAATCCTCGGCATGTTGATAGGGCGCGCCGACATTAATCAAGCCGCGTCGGGTTGAGGTTTTGCGACAAATAGATAGTAGACGACAACGCCGCTGAGCAAGACCGCCGCCACCGCCCACAGCAACTCCAGGCGAGTTCCCAGGACGAAAAGCCAGCCGACAAGTGCGATCAGGCTTGGGATGGGATAGAACCACATTCGGAACGGCAGGACAATGTCGGGACGGGTTGTTCGCAGCATGTGCAATCCGACAATTTGTGCGACAAACTGCACGAGAATGCGGACCGTGACCGCCGTTTCGATGACCGTACTCAGCTCGAGATAGCAAAATACCGCCGTTAGGGCGCCTAAAGTCCACAATGAGATGGCCGGGTATTTCTGAGTCGGGTGAACGCGAGCGAAGATCGGCAAGAAGTCGCCATTTGCGGCCGCCGCGAATGGGATCCGTGAATAGCCGAGGGTAATCGAAAACATTGACGCGATCACCGTCCAAAGGATGACGCCGATGAAGATCACGGCAACGCGGCGGCCGTATAACGTTTCCATGAACAAGCCGGCAATCTGCTTCGATTCCATCGCCTCTTGCCAAGGCACGACGGCAATAATCGAAATGTTCATAAACAAGTACAACACGGCGACGACAATGACTGACGTAATGACGGCCCGAGGGATTGTGCGGCCAGGATTGCGAACTTCATCGCCCAGATTGCAAATGTTGTAATAGCCCAGATAGTCGTAGATGGCGATCAGCATCGCCGCTCCCAGCCCGCTCACCCACTCCTTGTTGATCTTGAAGGCGTCGGGCGGCAGCGTCAGCAAAGATGCGTCGAAGTGCGTCAGGCCAGAGATGATGACCGTAAAAACGGCGACCAGTGTTCCCGCACACAGGACTATTCCAAACCAGCCCACAATTTCGATTCGGCGGGAAAGCAACCAGGTGACGATCAAGCAGCAACCTGCGGCGAGCGTGTTCATCCCGCCGGGGATATGCCACTCTTTGAGAAGCAGTGGCAATCCGGGCCAGATATATTCCACGTAGGGTGCTGCACCGATGTATCCCGACGCGATTTCCATCGTCCCGCTGACGAGAAACTGCCATACATAAAGGAATGGCAGCATGCGCAGCCATCGCACTTTGTGTTTGCCGAAGATCTCGCGCAGAAAGTGATATGTGCCGCCACTACCCGGCAGTGCCGCGCCCAGTTCGCTCCAAACCAATCCGTCACAGATGACAAGGATGGCTGCAATCACCCACGCCACCAATGCCTGTGGACCATGCATTGCCGCCAGGAATCCGGGAATCGTAATGAAGGGGCCGATGCCGACCATGTTGGCAATGTTGAGCGCGATGGACTGCGGCAAACCCAGGCCACGAACGAGAGTTGTATTTGCGGAGGAATCTGTCGGTGCAATGGATCCTTCCGAGTTGGGATTGTTCAAAGCGCGTTGCTTCCGGCAAAAGGGGCGAGTTCTAGTTGATTCATGTGGATGGATGACGGCCATCGAATTGAAGCTTCGAGGGGCCACAGAGTACCCGATCGAGGACAATTGATGAACGCCGTGGGCTCAACTTGCATGAAACCGAAGTGATTTCTGGCCGTTGACCGAACGTGATTGAATGAGCTGTGAATTCGAGTTTTTCGGCGACCACGACTTCGATTGGATCATTTGGCGGCGTCAAGAACGGCGCGGACCTTTTTTGCCAGGCCTACTGCGGTGAAGGGCTTCTGCAGCAGATTCTCGTGGGAATTCGAGACGCCGCGTTGCAAGACCGCGTCGTCTGTGTAACCCGTCATGAACAGCACTCGCAGGTCAGGACGCTGCGCACGCAGTGCGTCTGCCAGTTTTAGCCCCCCCACTTCGGGCATGACGACGTCGGTCAGCAAAAGTTGAATCGCGTCGGGATAGTCCGCTGAGACGTGTGCTGCTTCGTGACCGCCAGAGGCCTCTAGGACGTGGTATCCATTCGCTTCGAGTGCGATCCTGGCGATCTTGCGGACTGGCGGGGAATCTTCGACAAGCAGCACGGTTTCGTGACCGCGAATGGACTCGCCTGTCGGAGCGGTCTCTGGAATGTGGGAATCATCCATTGTCAGTGGAAAGAGAAATCGAAATGTGGTTCCGACACCAATGTGGCTATCGACCTGAATCGAACCACCGCATTGTTTGATGATGCCGTGGACGACGGAAAGGCCCAGTCCGCTTCCCTTTCCGACATCCTTGGTGGTGAAGAAAGGTTCGAAAATCTTGCTCTTGATGTCATCGGACATCCCTTGCCCGGTGTCAGACACCGTGAGTTCAATGTATTCACCGGGAGGCAATTGATGAACCTCAGGCTCATCGAATTGCCTTGGCGTCATGTTGTTGGTCTTGATCTGGAGCTGACCCCCATTCGGCATGGCATCCCGCGCGTTGACCACGAGGTTCATGAGTGCCTGTTCAAGCCCACCTGGTGCAGCTTTGATGCGTGCTCTCGCCGCATGCAATTCCACGCGAAGCACGATGTCTTCTTCGATCAGTCGGCGCAGCATTCCCACGGCTTTGTCGACGACGATGTTCAGGTCAATGGGTTGAGGTTCGATGACGGCCTTGCGGCTGAAAGAAAGTAGTTGACGCGTCAAATTCGTGGCACGCTCGCCAGCGTCGAGAATCGCCGTGATGCACTCTCGTTGAGACCCAGTCGTCGGCAAGTCTTTGAACAGCAATTGTCCATAACCACTGATGACCGTCAGTAGGTTATTGAAGTCGTGTGCCACGCCGCCTGCCAGTCGACCGACGGCCTCCATTTTTTGGGCTTGCTGGAACTGTGTTTCCAGCCGCTTTCGGGCAGTGATATCGCGGATGACACCGGTGAAGTGCCGCTCGCGATCCAACTGAAATTCCGTGACCGACAGTTCGACGGGGAACGTCGAACCATCGTTGCGCCGCCCCTGGACCTCGCGTCCGATTCCAATCGGTTTCGCGGTCCCGGGGTTGGCGCTCTTTGAGAGGAACTGATCGCTTTTGCTTCGAAATGGTTCGGGCATCAGCATTCGAACATTCTTGCCGAGAAGTTCTTGCATGGGATAATCGAACATCCGTTCGGTCGCTGGATTGGCCGAATGGATCGTACCTTCGACATCGATCGTGATAATCGCGTCGTTGACGCTTTCCATGACGGACCGCAGCAATCCAAAGGTTCGGTCGCGTTCCGTCAAGTCGTTGATTGCGACGACGAAGGCAGAGGGGCCATATCCCGTGATCGAGGCTCCGACGACCTGGGCCGGAAAGATGTGTCCATCCAATCTGACGGCCAGCATCTCCATTTCGGGGGCAAACTTTCCCGTCATTTGCCCGACGGCGATCCGTTTGCGGATCGCCGCGTGATAGTCGGGGTGGGCGACGATGAATGGCGATTTCCCCAGCAATTCTTCGGTGCTCGTCGCGCCCATCAGGCGAATGAACGCTTGATTGCAGAAAAGAATCTCTTTTCCGTTGTGGACGTACAGTGCCCCGGGCAAGACGTCCACAAGTCTTCGAAGTCGCTCTTCATTGTCGCGGATCGTTTTTTCCGTTCGCTTGAGCTCGGTGACGTCGCGTGTCACCGTTGCGAACCAGCTTTTGCCGGTTTCCTCAGAGATCAGAAAAACCGCCCGAAACACATCGATCAGTGCACCGGTTTTTGTGTGAAGCAACTGCATTTCGCCTTCCCAGATACCGTGTTCGCCGGCTGTGCGAACCACGGTATCCAAAAAGAACTCCTTCCATTCGGCAGGAACATAATCGGTAAAGTGCAGATTCAACAAATCCCCGGTTTCGTCCAACCCCAGCATTTTTCGGCCACCGGAATTCATAAATGTCACGGTGCCGTCCAATTCGGCGATCGCGATCAGATCACGGCTGTGCTCGATGATTTTGGCGAGCTTCCGGTGCTCGATTCGCGATTCCTTTCGAGCCGTAATGTTTTCAGAAAAGATCGCGATTCCGCCGATTTCCCCGTCGATCCGTGTCCAGGGGTGAATTTCCCAGCGAATCCACTCGATTGAGCCGTTATGAAGTTTGATGCGGTCTTCTTCGCTGCACTCCACTGCACCTGCCAGGCAGCGCTGATGGATCGCTTTCCAGCGGTCCGGGATTCCCGGAAAGACATCGTAGTGGCATTCGCCAATCACATCGTTTGCGGCAAGGGCATAGTCGTGATACCAGCGTTTGCTGACGTGCAGATATCGCATCTCACGGTCGAGCATGGCGACCGATGCGGGGGCGTGCTCGATAAATAAGCGAAGGGCTTCCTCACTGGTATGCCAATCGAGCTTTGACTGGCGGTGATCTGTCAGGTCTTCCCAGAATCCAATCGTTCCCACAACCTGGTTCTGTTGCGATAGAATGGGAACCGTACTCGTGTTGATCCAGGCCGCATTGCCACCGCGGATGGTCCATTGTTCCACACCATGGTGTTGTGCTGTTCTGGACTGAGTGACCTCGCGCACTCTTCGCTCGATGCGCCGGGCGTCCGTCGTTCGAAGAAGCGGAAGTGCGTTGACCGTCGTGCCATATAAACTCTTTGGATCCACCAGGCCAAGGAGTTCCGCGAAGGCTCGATTGCATCCAAGAATCTGAAAATTGCGATCTGTCCAGAATACTCCCTGGGACATGTTCGCGAGGATCAAGTGTGGGAGTTCCTCGTGCTCGAAGCGCGAGCTGTTGATTTGCCCTTCCGAATTCGCAGGGGATTCTTCCAATCCGCAGATGAAGGGCGCGAATTCTCTTCGCGAAACCCAGTACATCAGGGAACCTGATGCCATGGCGAACAGAATGCCAAGCCCAATGGACCATTTGGAGAAGCCCGGTATTCCTGCCTCTCCACACACAAGCAAAAGCCAGATGAGGCTGAGTGCCAGATAGACTGCGGTGATGCGATTCGGCTTTGTCCAGTTCGTGATGCGAACACCTGCCTGATGGCGACCGGGGTACATGGACGGACCGAAGTTGGCATCGTGGGACATTGGCATGAACTGGCTTTCGCGAGGCTGCTCTCGTACGTCCTGAGAATCATTTCATTGGGTTGTCAACCCGTTCGTGGAACTCGTTGTCTGTCATCGAGCAATTGTTCTGGCGTTGTCCGCGACAAGGCCGTTGTTTGTTCGTTTCAGGCAGCACCTGCAGCAGCAGGATCAGATTCCGGTGTCTCTGCAAGGCAGGTGTGTGTGACCACCACATTCTCGTGGCTTCGATCGGGCGGCTCTGGCTTGAACTGATTCAATGAGTTGTGCAAAAAGTGATGTGATTCGCCGAACGTATTTTGCTATGACGTCTTGATTCGACTATCGAACGTATTACGAATGACCATCAACAGTTCGTCGGTCGCGAATGGCTTCTGTAGAAACGCCGTGTTCGCATTCGATGGGAGGCCGGAAATGACTTCGTCCTTCATCAATCCACTCATGAATACGACAGGCAAATCGGGGTGTGTTCTCCAGAATGTTTCTGCCACCTTGCGTCCAGAAAGGCCAGGCAGGATTGAATCGACGAGCAGCATGTCAATCGGCTCTGTCTGCCGCTGTTGGATCGCTCGCGCGGCATGGGCGTCGTCGGCTTCGAGGACGCGATAACCATGAGTCTCAAGCGTAATCGTGATGTACTTGCGAATGTACGCTTCATCTTCGACAACGAGAATCGTTTCCGTTCCTGACAGGAGTTCCGCATCCCGTGTGGCAAGGGCATCCGGTTCCAGAGCTTCTATCGCTGCGGGAAGTCGGATTTCGACCTTGGTTCCATTTTCGACGGACGTCGTGGTGTCAATTCGTCCTCCGTAACGGGTGACGATCTGATCGACGGCGATAAGGGCCGATTCTGCCGTCTCGGGCAGGCCTGTCATTTCGAACTGCTCGTCGAGATGGTGCAATCGGTTTTTGGTTGTAGGGCCGCAGCCGGTGTCGGAAACGGTCAGCTTCACATAACGACCTGGAGGCAGTTCGTTGTCCTTCGGCGAGTCGGTGTTCGCGACATCGTCATGCCCTGTTTCGATTGTGACCCAACCACCTTCGGGAATGGCACTCAGGGCGTTCAGGATAAGGTTTAGAATCATCCGCTCAATCGCTTCCGGGGCCGCGTTCACTGCCGCGGGGGCCGATGACAGGCTGACAGTCATGATCACGTTGCCGCGAATCAGTCGTCGAAAAATCTGTTCTGAGTGGACGATCAGATGGTTGAGGTCAACCGAAGGGGCTTCACGCGGAACTTCTGCCAGGACTGTGCGTAAGCGACGGGTCAATTCGGTTGCTTGAGTTCGCGCGTGTTGAATCGCAACCAGGGACGAGCGATTGGGATCGCCTTCAGCGAGTTGTGAGAGTGCGTGCTTGGTCGAGAAGTAGATCACGAGCAATAAGTTATTGACGTCGTGCAGGATACTGCTGGCAAGTGACGATTGTTGATTGCTTTTGCGTAGTGCGTCTTGTGCCCGCGCACAAATGTCACTTTCGATCGCGAACTGCCGTCTTAATGTATTTAGCTCGGAAGTGCGCAGGCGGACCTCACGTTCAAGCTGGGCGTTCGCCGCGTGCAAGTCCTGATCAACGTTTTGGCCGTTGCCTTCGAACTCTGTCAGGGGGGCGGCTCGTGATGTCTCGCTCGGATAGACCTGATGGCCGAACGGATTTGTCCGATTGATTTCTTCCAAGAGTTCTGCCCCTGAATAGGCAGAGATCAGCACGATTGGATTCTCTGAATGGTGTTTCAGCCATCTGGCGATGTCTGCAGGGCGAGACCAATCCTCGGGCGCCAGTTCCTCGATCCCCGAGGCCTCTGGCGGAAGCTCAAGCACGACTTCTCGCTCAGTTCGCTTGACCGTGCTGATAAAAAAGGCCATCCGCGACCTTTCCGAGAATCGGGTTGTGGTGTTGGGCGTCGGAAATGGAACCAGGAGAACTCTTCGTCTCGATGAAAGCGCGATTGGCCTGGTTTGGCCCTGACAGACTTGGGGATTCTGAAAAAGCAGAGCGGGTATGGTGCCTATACAGGTGATCCCCGCTTCTCATTTTGGATTATGAGCACGAAATCGAGACATTGGCAAGGGGAGTCGTGTTGTTTCGCTTCAATTTAATCTGATTGCGGTGTTTTTATTTCGTGACCCGAATGCTTTCCGCCTTGATTCGGCATGGCTTGTTCCATCGGTGTATTGTCTTGCGCAGGTGATGCAATGGAGCGACGCGATTCAAGGAAATGTGTCACGTTCGAGTGGATGACTGAAGGTCCCTCGCTCAGTTTCGGTATGCTTTCTCGAATTTGTGGACGACGTGCGGTGGATCGGCAACGATGTTTGTCCGATCGGGCTTTTTTCGAGGAAATCGCAGAGATGCCTTGGGTGCAGGTTTACGATCCTCTTGGTTCATGGTGGTTGTCGACGCTTT from the Schlesneria paludicola DSM 18645 genome contains:
- a CDS encoding APC family permease; the encoded protein is MNNPNSEGSIAPTDSSANTTLVRGLGLPQSIALNIANMVGIGPFITIPGFLAAMHGPQALVAWVIAAILVICDGLVWSELGAALPGSGGTYHFLREIFGKHKVRWLRMLPFLYVWQFLVSGTMEIASGYIGAAPYVEYIWPGLPLLLKEWHIPGGMNTLAAGCCLIVTWLLSRRIEIVGWFGIVLCAGTLVAVFTVIISGLTHFDASLLTLPPDAFKINKEWVSGLGAAMLIAIYDYLGYYNICNLGDEVRNPGRTIPRAVITSVIVVAVLYLFMNISIIAVVPWQEAMESKQIAGLFMETLYGRRVAVIFIGVILWTVIASMFSITLGYSRIPFAAAANGDFLPIFARVHPTQKYPAISLWTLGALTAVFCYLELSTVIETAVTVRILVQFVAQIVGLHMLRTTRPDIVLPFRMWFYPIPSLIALVGWLFVLGTRLELLWAVAAVLLSGVVVYYLFVAKPQPDAA
- a CDS encoding response regulator; the protein is MAFFISTVKRTEREVVLELPPEASGIEELAPEDWSRPADIARWLKHHSENPIVLISAYSGAELLEEINRTNPFGHQVYPSETSRAAPLTEFEGNGQNVDQDLHAANAQLEREVRLRTSELNTLRRQFAIESDICARAQDALRKSNQQSSLASSILHDVNNLLLVIYFSTKHALSQLAEGDPNRSSLVAIQHARTQATELTRRLRTVLAEVPREAPSVDLNHLIVHSEQIFRRLIRGNVIMTVSLSSAPAAVNAAPEAIERMILNLILNALSAIPEGGWVTIETGHDDVANTDSPKDNELPPGRYVKLTVSDTGCGPTTKNRLHHLDEQFEMTGLPETAESALIAVDQIVTRYGGRIDTTTSVENGTKVEIRLPAAIEALEPDALATRDAELLSGTETILVVEDEAYIRKYITITLETHGYRVLEADDAHAARAIQQRQTEPIDMLLVDSILPGLSGRKVAETFWRTHPDLPVVFMSGLMKDEVISGLPSNANTAFLQKPFATDELLMVIRNTFDSRIKTS
- a CDS encoding nucleotidyltransferase domain-containing protein, whose translation is MDFFPTSHSEEIDKTTSFDVPRQAVKNFQELTCPWGICGGWAIDLWMNSVSRFHTDVDFAILRKDQSAVLSQFIAAGWSTATAHQGNLTPCIANQTLALPIHCIWCTKESATPPFVELLLNESENGEFVYRRCSKVRLPLDQTFINSKLGIPILAPEIVLLYKSKDHLAPRNDHDFARAVGTLDQTPLNWLREALRITTPAHPWLDRL
- a CDS encoding hybrid sensor histidine kinase/response regulator, which translates into the protein MPMSHDANFGPSMYPGRHQAGVRITNWTKPNRITAVYLALSLIWLLLVCGEAGIPGFSKWSIGLGILFAMASGSLMYWVSRREFAPFICGLEESPANSEGQINSSRFEHEELPHLILANMSQGVFWTDRNFQILGCNRAFAELLGLVDPKSLYGTTVNALPLLRTTDARRIERRVREVTQSRTAQHHGVEQWTIRGGNAAWINTSTVPILSQQNQVVGTIGFWEDLTDHRQSKLDWHTSEEALRLFIEHAPASVAMLDREMRYLHVSKRWYHDYALAANDVIGECHYDVFPGIPDRWKAIHQRCLAGAVECSEEDRIKLHNGSIEWIRWEIHPWTRIDGEIGGIAIFSENITARKESRIEHRKLAKIIEHSRDLIAIAELDGTVTFMNSGGRKMLGLDETGDLLNLHFTDYVPAEWKEFFLDTVVRTAGEHGIWEGEMQLLHTKTGALIDVFRAVFLISEETGKSWFATVTRDVTELKRTEKTIRDNEERLRRLVDVLPGALYVHNGKEILFCNQAFIRLMGATSTEELLGKSPFIVAHPDYHAAIRKRIAVGQMTGKFAPEMEMLAVRLDGHIFPAQVVGASITGYGPSAFVVAINDLTERDRTFGLLRSVMESVNDAIITIDVEGTIHSANPATERMFDYPMQELLGKNVRMLMPEPFRSKSDQFLSKSANPGTAKPIGIGREVQGRRNDGSTFPVELSVTEFQLDRERHFTGVIRDITARKRLETQFQQAQKMEAVGRLAGGVAHDFNNLLTVISGYGQLLFKDLPTTGSQRECITAILDAGERATNLTRQLLSFSRKAVIEPQPIDLNIVVDKAVGMLRRLIEEDIVLRVELHAARARIKAAPGGLEQALMNLVVNARDAMPNGGQLQIKTNNMTPRQFDEPEVHQLPPGEYIELTVSDTGQGMSDDIKSKIFEPFFTTKDVGKGSGLGLSVVHGIIKQCGGSIQVDSHIGVGTTFRFLFPLTMDDSHIPETAPTGESIRGHETVLLVEDSPPVRKIARIALEANGYHVLEASGGHEAAHVSADYPDAIQLLLTDVVMPEVGGLKLADALRAQRPDLRVLFMTGYTDDAVLQRGVSNSHENLLQKPFTAVGLAKKVRAVLDAAK
- a CDS encoding C-terminal binding protein codes for the protein MMAVRFRVLMTDRAWPDTEIEREILQAVDAELVEPTATDEATLVQIARDVDAIATNWAKVTPAVIQSCRRCRVIARLGIGLDNISIETATQRGIPVTNCPDYCVSEVSDHALGLLLACARQIAFFHLRTKRGEYDLSAARGLRRLSELTVGMIGFGHIARELLPKLKALGLNVMAHTPSGADHGTGCQMVSLDELLAQSDFVSLHAPLSSATHHLINASRLQQMKPTAYLINTSRGGLIDPVALWDALQSGNLAGAALDVFEPEPPDLSLPLYRDERVIVTPHAAFVSEESIHQLRQQAMKQIVQGLLDERPDNLVNPDCWKNR